From a single Sorghum bicolor cultivar BTx623 chromosome 5, Sorghum_bicolor_NCBIv3, whole genome shotgun sequence genomic region:
- the LOC8079997 gene encoding predicted GPI-anchored protein 58 gives MRRSTSAAATPSPAPAAPTSPKPGATKRQRKAAPLGDVTNLLLLRPETPTPIKPTRTARRPVPASPSDASAVSSSSASVTPALKTSASASPTPAPEPPSSSAPVTPAPQPSSSAAVTPAPRPPSTASVTPAPEPSSAATVTPAPEPSSAATVTPAPKPSFAAALDEEGSVFESPTICTVYARRRTTEVEAELRSNPTNTNKGKEPVGAAASCPPLGKSTRNSRKKDTRPISSSAPCHEAKKKRPLAPKLPEEFVKKQKAYFADVDAFELAEEEVSESELE, from the exons ATGAGGcgctccaccagcgccgccgcgacgCCGTCGCCGGCCCCGGCGGCGCCGACGAGCCCGAAGCCAGGCGCCACCAAGCGGCAGCGGAAGGCGGCGCCGCTCGGCGACGTCaccaacctcctcctcctccgccccgAGACCCCGACCCCGATCAAGCCTACAAGGACTGCACGCCGGCCCGTCCCCGCGTCGCCCTCCGACGCCTCCGctgtctcctcctcctccgcctcggtcACACCCGCGCTCAAGACGTCCGCCTCCGCGTCGCCCACGCCCGCGCCCGAGCCGCCGTCCTCCTCCGCCCCTGTCACGCCCGCGCCCCAACcgtcctcctccgccgcggTCACGCCCGCGCCCAGGCCTCCCTCCACCGCCTCGGTCACGCCAGCGCCCGAGCCGTCCTCCGCCGCCACGGTCACGCCCGCCCCCGAGCCGTCGTCTGCCGCCACGGTCACGCCCGCGCCCAAACCGTCCTTCGCCGCCG CACTCGACGAGGAAGGGAGCGTGTTCGAATCGCCGACCATCTGCACGGTTTACGCGAGGCGCAGGACTACCGAGGTTGAGGCTGAGTTACGGAGCAACCCCACCAACACTAACAAGGGCAAGGAACCCGTCGGTGCTGCAGCCAGTTGCCCCCCTCTTGGGAAATCTACGAGGAACAGCAG GAAAAAGGATACTCGGCCCATCTCTTCGTCAGCTCCTTGCCATGAAGCTAAAAAG AAGCGGCCCCTTGCACCCAAGTTGCCAGAAGAATTTGTGAAGAAGCAAAAAGCATACTTTGCGGATGTGGATGCCTTTGAACTGGCAGAGGAAGAggtatcagaatctgagctggaGTGA
- the LOC8067602 gene encoding formin-like protein 3 encodes MALLLLMMTAVLLLQQQALATGGGDPSFDELRYRRHRGFRHRNAPPQTPTAPAQPVHPPPPPPTTRHCNDTLAPEESLTASGDVCVPVPAPSPPVPPPRRGLRCPPCTCPRPPQPPRPFPGWPVPRPLPVPVPVPVPGSKAGGDAGYDCVTPLAPLTTCGEFITGNDTETPAPTGACCSALAAFLRASSAPAAAGGGDHMLRCLCPVILGDVNKVLPKPVDPVRMMYLPIACGVVLPPQVLYVCFTGRPSPTNFPQSSGTGSDPSP; translated from the exons atggcgctgctgctgctgatgatgACGGCAGTGCTGCTGCTTCAGCAGCAGGCACTGgccaccggcggcggcgacccTAGCTTCGATGAACTCCGGTACAGGCGGCATCGCGGGTTCCGGCACCGCAACGCGCCGCCGCAGACTCCCACTGCGCCGGCGCAGCCCGTGCAcccgcctcctccaccaccgACGACGAGGCACTGCAACGACACGCTCGCCCCCGAAGAGTCTCTCACGGCGAGCGGCGATGTCTGCGTGCCGGTGCCAGCGCCGTCTCCGCCGGTGCCGCCTCCCCGCCGAGGCCTGCGGTGCCCGCCGTGCACCTGCCCGAGGCCACCGCAGCCGCCACGCCCGTTCCCGGGCTGGCCGGTGCCACGGCcactgccggtgccggtgccggttcCGGTTCCGGGCAGCAAAGCCGGCGGCGATGCCGGCTACGACTGCGTGACGCCTCTGGCGCCGCTGACGACGTGCGGGGAATTCATCACGGGTAACGACACCGAGACGCCTGCTCCCACCGGCGCGTGCTGCTCCGCGCTCGCGGCGTTCCTGCGCGCGTCCAGCGCCCCGGCGGCGGCCGGAGGAGGGGACCACATGCTGCGCTGCCTGTGCCCGGTCATCCTCGGCGACGTGAACAAGGTGTTGCCTAAACCCGTTGATCCCGTCCGCATGATGTACCTCCCCATCGCCTGCGGCGTCGTCCTCCCGCCGCAGGTGCTCTACGTCTGCTTCA CTGGGCGTCCTTCCCCCACAAACTTCCCACAGAGCTCGGGGACGGGGAGTGACCCATCCCCATAG